From a region of the Dictyostelium discoideum AX4 chromosome 2 chromosome, whole genome shotgun sequence genome:
- the abcG18 gene encoding ABC transporter G family protein, translating to MENEEKREYLAKSRSNSRNFLNDSIESKNIFGVDKKSEPNLKQSIDGGLNFSTTSSYNPSNLPRTSVFVSARNLSSTVGHGKNEKKILTDLNFFLKPGSMVLLLGSPGCGKTSLMNTLALLTSNEKITGNLLFNGKTGDPNTHHRHVSYVVQDDFHMAPLTVRDTFKFSADCQSGDKSEKERIEIVDNVLDFLDLKHVQNTVVGDEFLRGISGGQKKRVTIGVELVKESNLLLMDEPTNGLDSSISLEMLTKIKNKVQQEKMSCLISLLQPGLEITKLFDYLMIMNQGQMSYFGPMNQAIGYFEGLGFKFPKHHNPAEFFQEIVDEPELYCGIDDGSSDGGSGDSGSSSGGSNYNYNFKNKASSTMMMMNNNNKIIPPLKGSDEFAMAYRKSIIYKHILEYIDSHIPDEEERSKFIDYSTTLKPYSTGFGRQLSLNVKRGFKLFLGNKASIRLRLLKNVIIGFILGTLYWKLDTTQADGSNRSGLLFFSLLTFVFGGFGSISVFFDQRQVFYSERAWKYYNTITYFLSMIVTDLPMSIVEVLIFSNFVYWMTGLNKTWDRFIYFFLTCLVCDVMSLSIIRSVCSFTKTKYAASAISPAVVSPFILMCGYMKHSNEIPGWWIWLYWISPIHYGFEGLLLNEHSGLDYHCSPDELMPPSFLPTFNTSYPVGFEGNQVCPITKGEQILDSIGFHTEFYYRWVDLAIISAFTLLFWLITLVCMKFLVFRVYRKDPVGIKKSKPNKTTTLIKMNRNSTDSTTTNNSMNYFNNKHNKKQNDDSDSGEEMESVDVDVKSSGKANLRKDIPIGCYMQWKDLVYEVDVKKDGKNQRLRLLNGINGYVKPGMLVALMGPSGAGKSTLLDVLANRKTGGHTKGQILINGQERTKYFTRTSAYVEQMDILTPVSTVREVILFSAKNRLPNSVPIQEKEEFVDNILETLNLLKIQHSLIGDVESGLSLSQRKRVNMGIELASDPQLLFLDEPTSGLDSSAALKVMNLIKKIASSGRSVICTIHQPSTTIFKKFDHLLLLKRGGETVYFGPTGTNSKIVLNYFAERGLICDPFKNPADFILDVTEDIIEIIQPPQTLPTSTSNENNNNNNNNNNNNNNNNNNNNNNNNNNNNGNTSDTLNNNNKKNLESSLSSSSISFDPVESFKESKENQKLLSIVENSIMPVGTPVAVYHGKYSSTIKTQFIELLKRSWKGGIRRVDTIRTRVGRSFVLGLVIGTLFLRLDKEQNDVFNRISFLFFSLMFGGMAGLSIIPTVSTERGVFYREQASGMYRVWIYYLTFVLSDLPFVIITSYAYVIPVYFLTGLSLSNHGWDFFYHSFISVMLYLNFGLTSIAFATSLPVEEMAFLLNGVLLSVTSLFAGFMIPPPSMPAAWKWAFYLDFISYPLKAFLITEFKDMEFVCTDNKGAIPIPIPSQNTTKFFCPITHGTQVLDRIDYKISFQYWDILIMASFTFALLVGGYLSLKFIRYQNK from the exons atggaaaatgaagaaaaaagAGAATATTTAGCAAAAAGTAGAAGTAATTCAaggaattttttaaatgattcaattgaatcaaaaaatatatttggaGTTGATAAGAAATCAgaaccaaatttaaaacaatctaTTGACGGTGGATTGAATTTCTCAACGACAAGTAGTTATAATCCATCAAATTTACCAAGAACATCTGTATTTGTATCAGCAAGAAATTTATCGTCAACAGTTGGCCAtggtaaaaatgaaaagaaaattttaacagatttaaacttttttttaaaacctgGATCaatggttttattattaggttCTCCAGGTTGTGGTAAAACTTCATTAATGAACACATTGGCATTATTAacttcaaatgaaaaaataactggaaatttattatttaatggtaaAACTGGTGATCCCAATACTCATCATAGACATGTTAGTTATGTTGTACAAGATGATTTTCATATGG caCCACTCACCGTAAGAgatacttttaaattttcagcCGATTGTCAAAGTGGGGATAAAtctgaaaaagaaagaattgaaattgttgataatgTATTGGATTTTTTAGACTTGAAACATGTACAAAATActgttgttggtgatgaaTTTCTACGTGGTATTTCTGGTGGTCAAAAGAAAAGAGTTACCATTGGTGTTGAATTAGTAAAggaatcaaatttattattaatggatGAACCAACAAATGGTTTAGATTCTTCAATAAGTTTAGag atgttaacaaaaattaaaaataaagttcaACAAGAGAAAATGTCatgtttaatatcattattacaaCCTGGATTagaaattacaaaattatttgattatttaatgattatgAATCAAGGTCAAATGTCATATTTTGGACCAATGAATCAAGCAATTGGATATTTTGAAGGGTTAGGatttaaatttccaaaaCATCATAATCCAGCAGAATTTTTTCAAGAGATTGTTGATGAACCAGAATTATATTGTGGTATAGATGATGGTAGTAGtgatggtggtagtggtgatagtggtagtagtagtggtggtagtaattataattataattttaaaaacaaagcCTCATcaacgatgatgatgatgaataataataataaaattataccaCCTTTAAAAGGATCAGATGAATTTGCAATGGCATAtagaaaatcaataatttataaacatATTTTAGAATATATTGATAGTCATATAccagatgaagaagaaagaaGTAAATTTATAGATTATTCAACAACATTAAAGCCATATTCAACTGGATTTGGTAGACAATTATCATTGAATGTTAAAAGAGGATTTAAACTATTTCTTGGTAACAAAGCATCAATACGTCTTAGACTATTAAAGAATGTTATAATTGGGTTTATTTTGGGTACATTGTATTGGAAATTGGATACAACCCAAGCCGATGGTTCAAATAGGTCAGGcttattattcttttcattGTTAACATTTGTATTTGGTGGATTTGGTTCGATATCTGTATTTTTCGATCAACGTCAAGTATTTTATAGTGAACGTGCATGGAAATATTATAATACAATCACCTACTTTCTAAGTATGATTGTCACTGATTTACCAATGTCAATCGTTGAGGTAttgatattttcaaatttcgTTTATTGGATGACAGGTTTAAATAAGACATGGGATAgatttatttactttttctTAACATGTTTAGTTTGCGATGTTATgtcattatcaattattagaaGTGTTTGTTCATTCACTAAAACCAAATATGCTGCATCTGCAATTTCACCAGCTGTTGTATCACCATTCATTCTAATGTGTGGCTATATGAAACATTCCAATGAAATACCAGGTTGGTGGATTTGGCTCTATTGGATTTCACCAATTCATTATGGTTTCGAAGGTTTACTATTAAATGAACATAGTGGTTTAGATTATCATTGCTCACCCGATGAATTAATGCCACCATCATTTTTACCAACTTTTAATACCTCCTATCCGGTAGGGTTTGAAGGTAATCAAGTTTGTCCAATTACAAAAGGTGAACAAATTTTAGATTCAATTGGTTTTCATACTGAATTCTATTATAGATGGGTTGATTTAGCAATTATTTCAGCTTTCACTCTATTATTTTGGTTAATTACCTTGGTTTGTATGAAATTTTTAGTATTTAGAGTTTATCGTAAAGATCCAGTtggtattaaaaaatcaaaaccaaataaaactacaacgctaataaaaatgaatagaaATTCAACCGATagtacaacaacaaataatagtatgaattattttaataataaacataataaaaaacaaaatgatgATTCAGATTCTGGTGAAGAAATGGAATcagttgatgttgatgttaaATCAAGTGGTAAAGCAAATTTAAGGAAAGATATTCCAATTGGTTGTTATATGCAATGGAAAGATTTAGTTTATGAAGTTGATGTAAAGAAAGATGGTAAAAATCAACGTTTAAGACTATTGAATGGTATTAATGGTTATGTTAAACCAGGTATGTTGGTTGCATTAATGGGTCCATCAGGTGCTGGTAAATCAACATTATTAGATGTTTTAGCTAATAGAAAAACAGGTGGTCATACTAAAGgtcaaattttaatcaatGGTCAAGAAAGAACTAAATATTTCACTCGTACTTCCGCATATGTTGAACAAATGGATATTTTAACACCAGTGTCAACGGTTAGAGAAGTGATTTTATTCTCTGCTAAAAATAGATTACCAAATTCAGTACCAATTCAAGAAAAGGAAGAAtttgttgataatattttggagactttaaatttattaaagattcaacattcattaattggtgatgttgaaAGTGGTTTATCACTATCACAACGTAAACGTGTTAATATGGGTATTGAATTAGCATCGGACCCACAATTACTCTTCCTTGATGAACCAACATCTGGTTTGGATTCATCTGCTGCCTTGAaggtaatgaatttaattaaaaagattgcATCAAGTGGTCGTTCAGTTATTTGTACAATTCATCAACCATCAACTACaatctttaaaaagtttgaTCATCTTTTACTCTTAAAGAGAGGTGGTGAAACTGTTTACTTTGGTCCAACTGgtacaaattcaaaaattgttttaaattattttgcaGAAAGAGGTTTAATTTGTGATCCATTCAAAAATCCTGCAGATTTCATTTTGGATGTAACTGAagatattattgaaattatacaaccaccacaaacCTTACCAACTTCAACTtctaatgaaaataataataataataataataataataataataataataataataataataataataataataataataataataataataatggtaatacaagtgatactttaaataataataataaaaaaaatttagaatcatcattatcatcatcatcaatatcatttgatccagttgaatcatttaaagaatcaaaagaaaatcaaaaactattatcaattgttgaGAATAGTATTATGCCAGTTGGTACACCAGTGGCAGTTTATCATGGTAAATATAGTAGTACAATTAAAACTCAATTTATAGAGTTATTGAAAAGGTCATGGAAAGGTGGTATTCGTAGAGTTGATACAATTAGAACTCGTGTTGGTAGATCATTTGTATTGGGTTTGGTTATTGGTACATTGTTTTTACGTTTGGATAAAGAACAAAACGATGTTTTCAATcgtatttcatttttattctttagtTTAATGTTTGGTGGTATGGCaggtttatcaattattcCAACCGTTTCAACTGAACGTGGTGTATTCTATCGTGAACAAGCTTCGGGGATGTATAGAGTTTGGATCTATTATCTAACATTTGTATTATCGGATCTACCATTTGTAATCATCACTTCCTACGCCTACGTCATACCAGTTTACTTTTTAACTGGactttcattatcaaatcaTGGTTGGGATTTCTTTTACCATTCATTCATTTCAGTCAtgctttatttaaatttcgGTTTAACATCTATTGCATTTGCAACATCATTACCAGTTGAAGAAATGGCTTTCCTATTGAATGGTGTTCTCTTATCGGTGACATCTCTTTTCGCTGGTTTTATGATCCCCCCACCATCGATGCCAGCCGCTTGGAAATGGGCTTTCTATTTGGATTTCATCTCTTATCCATTGAAAGCTTTCCTCATTACTGAATTCAAAGATATGGAATTCGTTTGTACCGATAATAAAGGTGCAATTCCAATACCAATTCCATCTCAAAATACTACTAAATTCTTTTGTCCGATCACTCATGGTACTCAAGTATTAGATAGAattgattataaaatatctttCCAATATTGGGATATCTTAATTATGGCCTCATTCACTTTTGCACTTTTAGTTGGTGgttatttatcattaaaatttattagatatcaaaataaataa
- the abcG2 gene encoding ABC transporter G family protein yields MAPPEIGNDEIPLQEFGQKSFAADNTIGGMQSISYDNSGAPMGLYKEKKGMYVTARNLSMSIGTEKKGDKRNILSDLNFFLKPGSMVLILGSPGCGKTSVMKALANQLHSETVSGSLLFNGKAANKSTHHRDVAYVVQGDHHMAPFTVRETFKFSADLQMSEGTSEEEKNARVDYILKTLDLTRQQDTVVGNEFLRGVSGGQKKRVTIGVEMVKDAGLFLMDEPSTGLDSTTTLELMKHFRELSNVNQVSSLVALLQPGVEVTKLFDFLMIMNAGHMVYFGPMSDAISYFEGLGFKLPKHHNPAEFFQEIVDEPELYFEGEGEPPLRGAEEFANAYKNSAMFQSIVNDLDNTQPDLTFCKDSSHLPKYPTPLSYQIRLASIRAFKMLISSQVAVRMRIIKSIVMGLILGSLFYGLDLNQTDGNNRSGLIFFSLLFIVFSGMGAIAILFEQREVFYIQKDGKYYKTFAFFLSLIFSEIPIALLETVVFCVLVYWMCGLQANAEKFIYFLLMNFVGDLAFQSFFKMVSAFAPNATLASVIAPAALAPFILFSGFMAPKRSIGGWWIWIYWISPIKYAFEGLMSNEHHGLIYSCDDSETIPPRNTPNFELPYPRGSGNSSICQITRGDQFLDQLGMPQNNWFKWIDLLIVFAFGALFSFGMYFFLKNVHVDHRASDPKNDKRSKKASKRSKKIKDSKVDIKENRMVKAQKEIPIGCYMQWKDLVYEVDVKKDGKNQRLRLLNEINGYVKPGMLLALMGPSGAGKSTLLDVLANRKTGGHTKGQILINGQERTKYFTRLSAYVEQFDVLPPTQTVKEAILFSAKTRLPSDMPNEEKIKFVENIIETLNLLKIQNKQIGHGEEGLSLSQRKRVNIGVELASDPQLLFLDEPTSGLDSSAALKVMNLIKKIASSGRSIICTIHQPSTSIFKQFDHLLLLKRGGETVYFGPTGDKSADLLGYFENHGLICDPLKNPADFILDVTDDVIETTLDGKPHQFHPVQQYKESQLNSDLLAKIDAGVMPVGTPVPEFHGVYSSSYQTQFVELGKRSWLAQVRRVQNIRTRLMRSLFLGVVLGTLFVRMEETQENIYNRVSILFFSLMFGGMSGMSSIPIVNMERGVFYREQASGMYSIPIYLFTFIVTDLPWVFLSAIIYTVPMYFISGLRLDPNGAPFFYHSFISFTTYFNFSMLAMVFATVLPTDEIAHALGGVALSISSLFAGFMIPPASIAKGWHWFYQLDPTTYPLAIVMINEFQDLEFHCTSSESVTIPNVLTVNGTYIDVGPICPITNGNQILQRYEMKPEDKYKFLAVIFGYSVFFFICIFIALKFIRHQTK; encoded by the exons atggctCCACCAGAAATTGGTAATGATGAAATCCCATTACAAGAATTTGGACAAAAATCATTTGCAGCTGATAATACAATTGGCGGAATGCAAAGTATTTCATATGATAATTCGGGTGCTCCAATGGGTTTatataaagaaaagaaaggAATGTATGTCACCGCTAGAAATTTAAGTATGTCTATTGGTACTGAAAAGAAAGGtgataaaagaaatattttatcagatttaaattttttcctTAAACCAGGTTcaatggttttaattttgggTTCTCCAGGTTGTGGTAAAACCTCAGTTATGAAAGCATTGGCCAATCAATTACATTCTGAAACTGTATCTGgtagtttattatttaatggtaaAGCTGCTAATAAAAGTACTCATCATAGAGATGTTGCATATGTTGTACAAGGTGATCATCATATGG cTCCATTCACAGTTAGagaaacatttaaattttcagcCGATCTTCAAATGAGTGAAGGTACATCTGAAGAAGAAAAGAACGCAAGAgttgattatattttaaagacTTTGGATCTTACTAGACAACAAGATACAGTTGTtggtaatgaatttttaagaGGTGTATCGGGTGGTCAAAAGAAAAGAGTTACAATTGGTGTTGAAATGGTTAAAGATgctggtttatttttaatggatGAACCATCAACTGGTTTAGATTCAACTACTACTTTAGaa ttaatgaaACATTTTAGAGAATTATCAAATGTAAATCAAGTTTCAAGTTTGGTAGCATTATTACAACCAGGTGTTGAAGttacaaaattatttgatttcttaATGATTATGAATGCTGGTCATATGGTTTATTTTGGACCAATGTCAGATGCAATTTCATATTTTGAAGGATTAGgatttaaattaccaaaacaTCATAATCCAGCAGAATTTTTCCAAGAGATTGTTGATGAACCAGAATTATATTTTGAAGGTGAAGGTGAACCACCACTTAGAGGTGCCGAAGAATTTGCAAATGCATACAAGAATAGCGCAATGTTCCAAAGTATTGTAAATGATTTAGATAACACTCAACCAGATTTAACATTTTGTAAAGATAGTTCACATCTTCCAAAATATCCAACACCTTTATCCTATCAAATTCGTTTAGCAAGTATTAGAGCATTTAAAATGTTAATTTCAAGTCAAGTTGCCGTTAGAATGAGAATTATAAAATCGATTGTAATGGGTTTAATTTTGGGTTCACTCTTTTATGGTTTAGATTTGAATCAGACCGATGGTAATAATAGATCGggtttgattttcttttcattGTTGTTTATTGTTTTCTCGGGTATGGGTGCCATTGCAATTCTTTTCGAACAAAGAGAGGTGTTTTACATACAAAAAGATGGTAAATACTACAAGACATTTGCAttctttttatcattaatcTTTTCTGAAATTCCAATTGCACTCTTAGAGACTGTGGTATTTTGTGTTTTGGTTTATTGGATGTGTGGTCTACAAGCGAATGCAGAGAAATtcatttactttttattaatgaatttcGTTGGTGATTTGGCTTTCCAATCTTTCTTTAAAATGGTTTCAGCTTTTGCTCCAAATGCAACCTTGGCTTCAGTTATTGCACCAGCTGCATTGGCTCCATTCATTTTGTTCTCTGGTTTTATGGCACCAAAAAGAAGTATTGGTGGTTGGTGGATTTGGATTTATTGGATCTCACCAATTAAATATGCTTTTGAAGGTCTCATGTCAAATGAACATCATGGTTTAATTTATAGCTGTGATGATAGTGAAACAATCCCACCACGTAATACTCCAAACTTTGAATTACCATATCCAAGAGGTTCTGGAAATTCTTCAATTTGTCAAATTACTAGAGGTGATCAATTCCTTGATCAATTAGGTATGCCACAAAATAATTGGTTCAAATGGATCGATttgttaattgtttttgCATTTGGTGCACTTTTCTCTTTTGGTATGTACTTCTTCCTCAAGAATGTTCATGTCGATCATAGAGCATCTGATCCAAAGAATGATAAACGTTCTAAAAAAGCCTCAAAGAGATCAAAGAAAATCAAGGATTCCAAAGTTGATATCAAAGAAAATCGTATGGTAAAAGCTCAAAAAGAAATTCCAATTGGTTGTTATATGCAATGGAAAGATTTGGTTTATGAAGTTGATGTAAAGAAAGATGGTAAAAATCAACGTTTAAGATTATTgaatgaaattaatggttATGTTAAACCGGGTATGTTACTTGCTTTAATGGGTCCATCAGGTGCTGGTAAATCAACATTATTAGATGTTTTAGCTAATAGAAAAACAGGTGGTCATACTAAAGgtcaaattttaatcaatGGTCAAGAAAGAACTAAATATTTTACTCGTCTCTCTGCATACGTTGAACAATTTGATGTTCTTCCACCAACTCAAACTGTTAAAGAAGCAATTTTATTCTCTGCTAAAACTAGATTACCAAGTGATATGCCAAATGAagagaaaattaaatttgttgaaaacattattgaaactttaaatttattaaagattcaaaataaacaaattggtCATGGTGAAGAAGGTCTTTCATTATCACAACGTAAACGTGTTAACATTGGTGTTGAATTAGCATCAGATCCACAATTGCTCTTCCTTGATGAACCAACCTCTGGTTTAGATTCATCTGCTGCCTTGAaggtaatgaatttaattaaaaagattgcATCAAGTGGTCGTTCAATTATTTGTACAATTCATCAACCATCAACTTCAATTTTCAAACAATTTGATCATCTTTTACTCTTAAAGAGAGGTGGTGAAACTGTTTACTTTGGTCCAACTGGTGATAAGAGTGCTGATTTACTTggttattttgaaaatcatGGTTTAATTTGTGATCCATTAAAGAATCCAGCCGATTTCATTTTAGATGTAACCGATGATGTCATTGAAACCACACTCGATGGTAAACCACATCAATTCCATCCAGTTCAACAATACAAAGAATCACAATTGAATAGTGATCTTTTGGCCAAAATTGATGCTGGTGTTATGCCAGTTGGTACACCAGTACCAGAATTCCATGGTGTTTATTCCTCATCCTATCAAACTCAATTCGTTGAATTGGGTAAACGTTCTTGGTTAGCACAAGTACGTAGAGTTCAAAATATTCGTACTCGTTTAATGCGTTCACTTTTCTTGGGTGTAGTTTTAGGTACACTTTTCGTTAGAATGGAAGAAACTCAAGAGAATATTTATAATCGTGTCTCAATTCTTTTCTTCAGTCTTATGTTTGGTGGTATGTCTGGTATGTCTTCAATTCCAATCGTTAATATGGAACGTGGTGTTTTCTATCGTGAGCAAGCATCTGGCATGTATTCAATTCCAATTTATCTCTTCACTTTTATCGTTACCGATTTACCATGGGTTTTCCTCTCTGCTATTATTTATACAGTTCCAATGTACTTTATCTCTGGTCTTAGATTAGATCCAAATGGTGCTCCATTCTTTTACCACTCCTTCATCTCATTCACAACTTATTTCAATTTCTCAATGTTGGCAATGGTTTTCGCAACTGTACTTCCAACCGATGAAATTGCTCATGCCTTGGGTGGTGTAGCACTTTCAATCAGTTCTTTGTTCGCTGGTTTTATGATCCCACCAGCTTCAATCGCTAAAGGATGGCATTGGTTCTACCAATTGGATCCAACTACTTATCCATTGGCAATCGTTATGATTAATGAATTCCAAGATTTAGAATTCCATTGTACAAGTAGTGAATCAGTCACTATACCTAATGTTCTTACAGTTAATGGTACTTATATTGATGTTGGCCCAATTTGTCCAATTACAAATGGTAATCAAATTTTACAACGTTATGAAATGAAACCTGaagataaatataaattcttGGCTGTTATTTTTGGTTATTCAgtctttttcttcatttgtatttttatagctttgaaatttattagaCATCAAactaaataa
- the nmt gene encoding glycylpeptide N-tetradecanoyltransferase, translating into MADDKKKQLEESKRLVELFKASSLASKKPKGHEFWDTQPVPKIDDKIIESGPIENKTLDDVRKDPLTLPPAFEWIELDCNKPEELKEIYTLLYENYVEDDDNMFRFDYSPEFLKWALQPPGFLKEWHIGVRVVESKKLVGFISGIPATIRVEGKPITMVEINFLCVHKKLREKRLAPVLIKEVTRRVNLRNIWQAAYTAGVVLPKPVAICKYWHRSIKQQKLVEVGFSAIPPKMTMASMVKLYRINDEMKHPLRPLTKEDVPSFKVLLDDYLSKYKIAPEFTTDEDVWHWFETRKDVITCYVKVDESTKKVTDAFSFYNLPSTIIGNAKHNTLKAAFSFYNVATTMSITDLVGDALVTAKKMDYDVFNCLDVFENSTFFKDLKFAVGDGDLQYYLYNYSTPTKKSSEIGLVLL; encoded by the exons atggctgatgataaaaagaaacaattagAAGAATCAAAAAGATTAgtagaattatttaaagcaAGTTCATTAGCATCAAAAAAACCAAAGGGACATGAATTTTGGGATACTCAACCAGTTCCAAAGATTGAcgataaaattattgaatctggtccaattgaaaataaaactttagaTGATGTTAGAAAAGATCCATTAACTTTACCACCAGCTTTTGAATGGATTGAATTAGATTGTAATAAACCAGAagaa ttaaaagaaatttatacATTACTTTATGAAAATTatgttgaagatgatgataatatgtTTAGATTTGATTATTCACCAGAGTTTTTAAAGTGGGCATTACAACCACCAGGATTTTTAAAGGAATGGCATATTGGTGTTAGAGTTGTTGAATCAAAGAAATTGGTAGGATTTATTTCAGGTATTCCAGCAACTATTAGGGTAGAGGGTAAACCAATTACAATGGTAGAGATCAACTTTTTATGTGTTCACAAAAAGTTAAGAGAGAAACGTTTAGCACCAGTACTTATCAAAGAGGTGACAAGAAGAGTTAATCTTAGAAACATTTGGCAAGCCGCCTATACAGCTGGTGTAGTGTTACCAAAACCAGTTgcaatttgtaaatattggCATAGATCAATTAAGCAACAGAAACTCGTTGAGGTTGGGTTCAGTGCGATACCACCAAAGATGACTATGGCATCCATGGTGAAATTGTATCGTATCAATGATGAAATGAAACATCCATTACGTCCATTGACCAAAGAGGACGTACCATCATTCAAGGTGTTATTGGACGACTACTTGTCGAAATATAAAATCGCACCAGAGTTCACCACTGATGAAGACGTTTGGCATTGGTTTGAGACTAGAAAGGACGTTATCACTTGCTATGTAAAGGTTGACGAGTCCACTAAAAAAGTCACTGATGCTTTCTCATTCTACAATTTACCATCAACCATCATTGGTAATGCAAAACATAATACCCTCAAAGCAGCATTCTCCTTCTATAATGTAGCCACAACTATGTCAATCACTGATTTGGTTGGTGACGCACTTGTCACTGCAAAGAAAATGGATTATGATGTCTTCAATTGTTTAGATGTTTTCGAAAATTCAACTTTCTTTAAAGATTTGAAATTTGCggttggtgatggtgatcttcaatattatttatacaatTATTCAACTCCAACTAAAAAATCATCTGAAATTGGTTTAGTTTTgttataa